The Mucilaginibacter mallensis genome has a segment encoding these proteins:
- a CDS encoding DUF6427 family protein: MIVRAFRTLNPLSIIWLIILLFVLRVGYAYHAPANISVAFLEPFVRLLIPVSYEHLFSTGVNIFLAGVLVLIQALLLNYLVNRYNLLGKPTFLPALMYITISGLFTPFLLLSPPLICNFLVIWMLFKLFNLYKGEDAKSTAYDLGMIVAIGSLIYFPFIYLFLVIWIALIIFKPFNWREWIAGVLGYATIYFFLAVFYYLNNRIGEFSSIWLPLGTKFPNKINIDYYNYLVLIPVIIILFLCFVKLRENFFRSYVQVRKSFQLLFFIFLIAGLSFYVKAEFNLNHFLLCAIPAAIFFAYYFLYATNKWVFETLFFLLLVSIIYFQFNTF, translated from the coding sequence ATGATAGTTAGAGCATTCAGGACACTTAACCCGCTTAGTATTATATGGCTGATAATTTTATTATTCGTGCTGCGGGTGGGGTATGCCTATCATGCGCCGGCAAATATCAGCGTAGCTTTCCTGGAGCCATTTGTCCGCCTGCTGATACCTGTATCTTATGAGCACCTGTTCTCTACCGGTGTCAATATATTTTTGGCCGGCGTTTTAGTGCTTATACAGGCTTTGCTGCTTAATTATTTAGTAAACCGTTATAATTTATTAGGCAAGCCAACTTTTTTGCCTGCCTTAATGTATATCACCATTTCCGGTTTATTTACACCTTTTTTATTGCTGAGCCCGCCACTTATATGCAATTTCCTGGTGATATGGATGCTGTTTAAGCTATTCAACCTGTATAAAGGCGAGGATGCCAAATCAACAGCGTATGACCTGGGGATGATCGTAGCTATTGGCTCGCTCATCTATTTTCCGTTCATCTACCTTTTTCTGGTGATATGGATTGCGCTCATCATATTTAAGCCCTTTAACTGGCGCGAGTGGATAGCAGGGGTATTGGGTTATGCCACTATTTATTTCTTTTTAGCGGTATTTTATTACTTAAACAACCGTATAGGTGAGTTCTCGAGTATATGGCTGCCTTTGGGCACCAAGTTTCCGAATAAGATTAATATCGATTATTATAACTACCTGGTACTTATTCCGGTTATCATCATCCTGTTCCTTTGCTTTGTAAAACTGCGCGAAAACTTTTTTAGAAGCTATGTGCAGGTGCGCAAATCATTCCAGCTTTTATTTTTTATCTTTTTGATAGCCGGGCTCTCATTTTATGTAAAGGCAGAGTTTAATTTAAACCACTTTTTATTGTGCGCCATACCTGCCGCCATCTTTTTTGCCTACTATTTTTTATACGCCACAAACAAATGGGTGTTCGAAACTTTGTTTTTTTTGCTGCTTGTAAGCATAATATACTTCCAGTTTAACACTTTTTAA
- the purQ gene encoding phosphoribosylformylglycinamidine synthase subunit PurQ translates to MKFGVVIFPGSNCDEDIIYTLERLTGEPVVKLWHKDHDLQGVDFIVLPGGFSFGDYLRSGAIARFSPIMTEVIKFAENGGYLLGICNGFQVLTEAGLLPGALLHNENRKFICRNIYLKAETSNSMLTSQIDPQRALKIPVAHGEGNYFADADVLQELKDNDQILFRYCDESGLVTDDANPNGSLENIAGVCNKNRNVFGLMPHPERAADALLANEDGLAIFESILSLVKA, encoded by the coding sequence ATGAAATTTGGCGTAGTAATATTTCCGGGGTCTAATTGCGACGAGGATATCATCTATACATTAGAAAGATTAACAGGTGAGCCTGTAGTTAAATTATGGCATAAAGACCATGACCTGCAAGGTGTTGACTTTATTGTGCTGCCGGGCGGTTTCTCTTTCGGCGATTACCTGCGTTCAGGTGCTATTGCCCGTTTTTCGCCAATCATGACCGAAGTTATCAAGTTTGCCGAAAACGGTGGCTATTTGTTAGGCATATGCAATGGTTTCCAGGTATTGACAGAAGCTGGCCTTTTACCGGGCGCACTGCTGCATAACGAGAACCGGAAATTCATTTGCCGCAACATCTACCTAAAAGCTGAGACCAGCAACTCCATGCTTACATCACAGATTGATCCGCAGAGAGCATTAAAAATTCCTGTTGCCCATGGCGAGGGAAATTATTTTGCTGATGCTGATGTTTTGCAGGAGTTAAAGGATAATGACCAGATCTTGTTCAGGTATTGTGATGAATCGGGCCTTGTTACCGATGACGCAAACCCTAACGGATCATTAGAGAACATTGCCGGTGTATGTAACAAAAACCGTAACGTGTTTGGCTTAATGCCACACCCTGAACGTGCTGCCGATGCATTATTAGCTAATGAGGACGGTCTGGCTATCTTTGAATCTATATTATCACTGGTTAAAGCCTAA
- a CDS encoding type III pantothenate kinase: MANLVIDIGNTYTKIALFRHNKMVYAGHFEKPDINTLNTLLYDNEVDKAIISSVKNEQEEWETVLKEKIPVIYFNAEMTTGITNHYLTPKTLGRDRLAAVIGANHLYPGKNSLVIDGGTCITYDFVDAAANYYGGSISPGLNMRYKALNNYTAGLPLIQEDKTFNKTYGSDTPGAMLSGVQNGIKYELTGFIESYRHNNKELNIILTGGDSIFFDTLLKNSIFAPYIKTEPYLVLEGLNAAIQKHDD; the protein is encoded by the coding sequence ATGGCCAACCTGGTTATTGATATAGGTAACACATACACAAAAATTGCACTGTTCAGGCATAATAAAATGGTTTATGCCGGGCATTTTGAGAAGCCGGATATCAATACACTAAATACATTGCTGTATGATAATGAGGTTGATAAAGCCATCATATCATCAGTAAAAAACGAACAAGAAGAGTGGGAAACAGTATTAAAAGAGAAGATCCCCGTAATATATTTTAATGCTGAGATGACAACCGGGATCACTAATCATTACCTTACGCCGAAAACCCTGGGCCGCGACCGGTTGGCTGCCGTTATTGGCGCAAATCATTTATATCCCGGCAAAAACTCACTGGTAATTGACGGCGGAACCTGTATAACCTATGATTTTGTTGATGCTGCTGCAAATTATTATGGCGGCAGTATATCGCCGGGCTTAAATATGCGTTATAAGGCATTAAATAATTATACCGCAGGCTTGCCATTGATACAGGAAGATAAAACATTTAATAAAACATACGGAAGCGATACCCCGGGGGCCATGCTATCGGGCGTGCAAAACGGCATAAAATATGAGCTTACAGGCTTTATTGAAAGCTACAGGCACAATAATAAAGAGCTTAACATTATACTAACCGGAGGCGACAGTATTTTTTTTGATACTCTATTGAAAAATAGCATCTTTGCCCCCTATATTAAAACTGAACCTTACCTGGTTCTTGAAGGATTAAACGCAGCGATACAAAAGCATGATGATTAA
- the lptC gene encoding LPS export ABC transporter periplasmic protein LptC: protein MYSRAKQVLTICLPALIAGMLLSACENDLKKVKEISQNQINMDVDTIHVVNIIFSDSARVKFTINAPLLLQHTGKKQYNVMPNGVHINIYDKNLSQIGTLTADTGIQREDENRIEFHKNVVARNAKGETFKSDELIWDQTSKLMHSNKAVQITMANGDIMNGIGFQSDQTLAHWTITKSTGIFNVTDAPTQ from the coding sequence ATGTATAGTCGGGCAAAACAGGTATTAACAATATGCTTGCCGGCACTTATTGCAGGTATGCTGCTAAGCGCCTGTGAAAACGACCTGAAAAAAGTTAAAGAAATATCACAGAACCAGATAAATATGGATGTTGACACCATACATGTTGTCAACATCATTTTCAGCGATTCTGCAAGGGTTAAGTTTACTATTAATGCCCCGCTGTTATTACAGCACACCGGTAAAAAGCAGTATAACGTAATGCCAAACGGTGTTCATATTAATATTTACGATAAGAATCTGAGCCAGATAGGCACCCTAACTGCTGATACGGGTATCCAGCGTGAAGATGAGAACCGGATTGAATTTCATAAAAATGTGGTTGCCCGCAATGCAAAAGGCGAAACATTTAAATCAGACGAATTGATCTGGGATCAGACATCCAAATTAATGCATTCAAATAAAGCAGTGCAAATTACCATGGCAAACGGCGATATTATGAATGGTATAGGCTTTCAAAGCGACCAAACCCTTGCTCATTGGACCATCACAAAATCTACAGGCATCTTCAATGTAACAGATGCGCCAACACAATAA